Proteins encoded together in one Telopea speciosissima isolate NSW1024214 ecotype Mountain lineage chromosome 6, Tspe_v1, whole genome shotgun sequence window:
- the LOC122666137 gene encoding E3 ubiquitin-protein ligase SINAT5-like yields MELDSIECISSSDGIDGEEIHHHQFSTKTHNNIVSPVISPATSVHELLECPVCTNSMYPPIHQCHNGHTLCSTCKTRVHNRCPTCRQELGDIRCLALEKVAESLELPCKYCSLGCPEIFPYYSKLKHEAQCNFRPYNCPYAGSECSVVGDIPFLVNHLRDDHKVDMHTGCTFNHRYVKSNPREVENATWMLTVFNCFGQYFCLHFEAFQLGMAPVYMAFLRFMGDENEARNFSYSLEVGANGRKLTWEGTPRSIRDGHRKVRDSHDGLVIQRNMALFFSGGDRKELKLRVTGRIWKEQQNSDAGVCIPNLCS; encoded by the exons ATGGAATTGGATAGCATTGAATGTATATCGTCCTCGGACGGGATCGACGGGGAAGAGATCCATCATCATCAGTTCTCGACCAAGACCCATAACAATATCGTCTCCCCGGTGATATCTCCGGCCACCAGCGTCCATGAATTGCTCGAGTGCCCCGTCTGCACCAATTCAATGTACCCACCTATCCATCag TGCCACAATGGCCACACACTGTGCTCCACCTGTAAAACAAGAGTGCACAATCGGTGTCCTACTTGTAGACAGGAACTTGGAGACATCAGGTGTCTAGCTTTGGAGAAGGTGGCCGAGTCACTTGAACTACCCTGCAAATACTGCTCCCTGGGTTGCCCGGAGATCTTCCCCTACTACAGCAAGCTTAAGCATGAAGCACAGTGCAACTTTAGACCATACAACTGCCCATATGCTGGATCAGAGTGTTCTGTTGTGGGGGATATCCCTTTTCTTGTTAACCATTTGAGGGATGATCATAAGGTTGATATGCACACTGGATGCACATTCAATCATCGCTATGTCAAGTCTAATCCCCGTGAAGTTGAAAATGCCACCTGGATGCTTACT GTCTTCAATTGTTTCGGTCAGTACTTCTGCCTGCACTTTGAAGCCTTCCAGCTTGGCATGGCTCCCGTGTACATGGCATTCCTCCGTTTTATGGGTGATGAGAATGAGGCTCGCAATTTTAGCTACAGCTTGGAGGTTGGGGCAAATGGCCGTAAACTCACATGGGAGGGCACACCACGGAGCATTCGCGATGGCCACCGGAAGGTCAGGGACAGCCATGACGGCCTCGTTATTCAACGGAACATGGCACTTTTCTTCTCTGGTGGAGACAGGAAGGAATTGAAGCTACGGGTTACAGGGCGTATCTGGAAGGAGCAACAGAACTCTGACGCTGGCGTGTGCATTCCCAATCTTTGTAGCTGA
- the LOC122666132 gene encoding pentatricopeptide repeat-containing protein At3g49240, mitochondrial isoform X2 produces MALSKPTFLTHLKTLTKPHHPCSPPSFFLQRRLLSFASPEEAAAERRLRKRRLRIEPPLNSLRHSQPQQRPINPNPNPNAPKLPESVSVVTGNRLNLHNQILTLIRKNDLDEAALLTRHSIYSNCRPTIFTCNAVMAALLRQSRYSDLLSLHRFITQAGVAANVVTHNLLINAYCDCRKTDTALEHYKQLINDAPFNPSPTTYRILMKGLVDNNKVDRALELKNEMLDKGFAPDSIVYNYLMLGLVKKSDPDGVLALYEELREKLGFVSDGIVYGSLMKGYFLKGMEKEAMDCYEEAVGENSKVRMAAVAYNSVLDALSKNGKFEEAMKLFDRMLAEHNPPRWLTVNLGSFNVMADGFCAEGRYKDAIEIFKKMGEKRCMPDTLSFNNMIEQLCGAGMVSDAEELYREMAEQGVKPDEFTYVLLMDACFAQNRADDASGYFRKMVESELRPNAVAYNKVIDELIKVGNIDEAMVFFEQMVEKLKVDSANYQVMFKALGEAGKLDEVLKLVAGMLNDESVGLSSEVQEVAADALRKGGREEELVKLLEEKEREKAEAAAKEAEAAEAASATTAQSANVSEAAVESVLKNIAKVRVASVGDEESSEEAVSNEVGVGLNPVDASEVVEEASKADDAEDGSGGRRED; encoded by the exons ATGGCTCTCTCCAAACCCACTTTCCTCACCCACCTCAAAACTCTAACGAAACCTCACCATCCTTGTAGTCCTCCatctttcttcctccaacgtCGCCTTCTCTCCTTCGCCAGCCCTGAAGAAGCAGCCGCCGAGCGTCGCCTCCGCAAGCGCCGCCTTCGAATCGAACCCCCTCTCAACTCACTCCGTCACTCCCAACCCCAACAAcgtcccataaaccctaaccctaatcctAACGCTCCCAAACTCCCAGAATCCGTCTCCGTTGTCACCGGCAATCGCCTCAATCTCCACAATCAAATCCTTACCCTCATCCGCAAGAACGACCTCGATGAGGCCGCACTCCTCACTCGGCACTCAATCTACTCCAATTGTAGACCCACCATCTTCACTTGTAACGCTGTCATGGCCGCTCTCCTCCGCCAATCTCGATACTCCGATCTTCTCTCGCTTCATCGATTCATCACTCAGGCTGGTGTCGCTGCAAACGTCGTCACCCACAATCTCCTTATTAACGCCTACTGTGATTGTAGGAAAACTGACACTGCTCTCGAACATTATAAGCAGCTCATCAATGATGCTCCATTTAATCCTTCTCCAACTACTTATCGCATTCTTATGAAGGGGCTTGTGGATAACAACAAGGTTGATCGGGCATTAGAACTGAAAAATGAGATGCTCGACAAGGGTTTCGCGCCGGATTCAATTGTCTATAATTATCTCATGTTGGGGCTTGTGAAGAAGTCGGATCCTGACGGAGTTCTGGCTCTTTATGAGGAGTTAAGGGAGAAGCTAGGGTTTGTCTCGGATGGGATCGTTTACGGGAGCTTGATGAAGGGATACTtcctcaaaggaatggagaaaGAGGCGATGGACTGTTATGAAGAGGCCGTCGGGGAGAATTCTAAGGTTAGGATGGCTGCCGTGGCTTACAATTCGGTGTTGGATGCGTTGAGCAAGAACGGTAAGTTCGAAGAGGCAATGAAGCTATTTGATAGGATGTTGGCAGAGCACAATCCCCCTAGGTGGCTTACCGTGAATCTGGGAAGCTTTAATGTTATGGCAGACGGCTTCTGTGCGGAGGGTAGATATAAGGATGCGATTGAGATTTTCAAGAAAATGGGTGAAAAGAGATGCATGCCAGACACCTTGTCTTTTAATAATATGATCGAACAGTTATGCGGCGCTGGGATGGTTTCAGATGCAGAGGAGCTTTACCGGGAGATGGCTGAGCAAGGAGTTAAACCAGATGAATTTACTTACGTTCTGCTCATGGATGCCTGCTTTGCGCAGAACCGGGCAGACGATGCTTCTGGGTATTTCAGGAAGATGGTGGAATCGGAACTGAGGCCTAATGCAGTCGCCTATAATAAGGTAATTGATGAATTGATTAAAGTGGGGAACATTGACGAGGCAATGGTGTTCTTCGAGCAGATGGTGGAGAAGTTGAAGGTAGACTCTGCTAACTACCAGGTGATGTTTAAGGCATTGGGTGAAGCGGGGAAGCTGGATGAGGTACTGAAGTTGGTCGCGGGCATGCTGAATGATGAGAGTGTGGGTCTGAGTTCAGAGGTGCAAGAGGTTGCAGCGGATGCTCTGAggaaagggggaagagaggaggaaTTGGTGAAGTTgttggaggagaaggagagggaaaaaGCTGAGGCTGCTGCCAAGGAAGCGGAAGCAGCAGAAGCAGCCAGTGCAACCACGGCCCAGTCTGCTAATGTCAGTGAGGCTGCCGTTGAGTCCGTCCTAAAGAATATAGCGAAGGTTAGAGTGGCTTCTG TTGGTGACGAAGAGAGCAGCGAGGAAGCTGTTAGTAATGAAGTTGGTGTAGGTCTCAATCCTGTGGATGCGAGTGAGGTGGTGGAAGAAGCTAGTAAGGCTGATGATGCTGAAGATGGGTCAGGTGGTAGAAGGGAAGATTGA
- the LOC122666132 gene encoding pentatricopeptide repeat-containing protein At3g49240, mitochondrial isoform X1, which translates to MALSKPTFLTHLKTLTKPHHPCSPPSFFLQRRLLSFASPEEAAAERRLRKRRLRIEPPLNSLRHSQPQQRPINPNPNPNAPKLPESVSVVTGNRLNLHNQILTLIRKNDLDEAALLTRHSIYSNCRPTIFTCNAVMAALLRQSRYSDLLSLHRFITQAGVAANVVTHNLLINAYCDCRKTDTALEHYKQLINDAPFNPSPTTYRILMKGLVDNNKVDRALELKNEMLDKGFAPDSIVYNYLMLGLVKKSDPDGVLALYEELREKLGFVSDGIVYGSLMKGYFLKGMEKEAMDCYEEAVGENSKVRMAAVAYNSVLDALSKNGKFEEAMKLFDRMLAEHNPPRWLTVNLGSFNVMADGFCAEGRYKDAIEIFKKMGEKRCMPDTLSFNNMIEQLCGAGMVSDAEELYREMAEQGVKPDEFTYVLLMDACFAQNRADDASGYFRKMVESELRPNAVAYNKVIDELIKVGNIDEAMVFFEQMVEKLKVDSANYQVMFKALGEAGKLDEVLKLVAGMLNDESVGLSSEVQEVAADALRKGGREEELVKLLEEKEREKAEAAAKEAEAAEAASATTAQSANVSEAAVESVLKNIAKVRVASGDEESSEEAVNNEVGDEESSEEAVSNEVGVGLNPVDASEVVEEASKADDAEDGSGGRRED; encoded by the coding sequence ATGGCTCTCTCCAAACCCACTTTCCTCACCCACCTCAAAACTCTAACGAAACCTCACCATCCTTGTAGTCCTCCatctttcttcctccaacgtCGCCTTCTCTCCTTCGCCAGCCCTGAAGAAGCAGCCGCCGAGCGTCGCCTCCGCAAGCGCCGCCTTCGAATCGAACCCCCTCTCAACTCACTCCGTCACTCCCAACCCCAACAAcgtcccataaaccctaaccctaatcctAACGCTCCCAAACTCCCAGAATCCGTCTCCGTTGTCACCGGCAATCGCCTCAATCTCCACAATCAAATCCTTACCCTCATCCGCAAGAACGACCTCGATGAGGCCGCACTCCTCACTCGGCACTCAATCTACTCCAATTGTAGACCCACCATCTTCACTTGTAACGCTGTCATGGCCGCTCTCCTCCGCCAATCTCGATACTCCGATCTTCTCTCGCTTCATCGATTCATCACTCAGGCTGGTGTCGCTGCAAACGTCGTCACCCACAATCTCCTTATTAACGCCTACTGTGATTGTAGGAAAACTGACACTGCTCTCGAACATTATAAGCAGCTCATCAATGATGCTCCATTTAATCCTTCTCCAACTACTTATCGCATTCTTATGAAGGGGCTTGTGGATAACAACAAGGTTGATCGGGCATTAGAACTGAAAAATGAGATGCTCGACAAGGGTTTCGCGCCGGATTCAATTGTCTATAATTATCTCATGTTGGGGCTTGTGAAGAAGTCGGATCCTGACGGAGTTCTGGCTCTTTATGAGGAGTTAAGGGAGAAGCTAGGGTTTGTCTCGGATGGGATCGTTTACGGGAGCTTGATGAAGGGATACTtcctcaaaggaatggagaaaGAGGCGATGGACTGTTATGAAGAGGCCGTCGGGGAGAATTCTAAGGTTAGGATGGCTGCCGTGGCTTACAATTCGGTGTTGGATGCGTTGAGCAAGAACGGTAAGTTCGAAGAGGCAATGAAGCTATTTGATAGGATGTTGGCAGAGCACAATCCCCCTAGGTGGCTTACCGTGAATCTGGGAAGCTTTAATGTTATGGCAGACGGCTTCTGTGCGGAGGGTAGATATAAGGATGCGATTGAGATTTTCAAGAAAATGGGTGAAAAGAGATGCATGCCAGACACCTTGTCTTTTAATAATATGATCGAACAGTTATGCGGCGCTGGGATGGTTTCAGATGCAGAGGAGCTTTACCGGGAGATGGCTGAGCAAGGAGTTAAACCAGATGAATTTACTTACGTTCTGCTCATGGATGCCTGCTTTGCGCAGAACCGGGCAGACGATGCTTCTGGGTATTTCAGGAAGATGGTGGAATCGGAACTGAGGCCTAATGCAGTCGCCTATAATAAGGTAATTGATGAATTGATTAAAGTGGGGAACATTGACGAGGCAATGGTGTTCTTCGAGCAGATGGTGGAGAAGTTGAAGGTAGACTCTGCTAACTACCAGGTGATGTTTAAGGCATTGGGTGAAGCGGGGAAGCTGGATGAGGTACTGAAGTTGGTCGCGGGCATGCTGAATGATGAGAGTGTGGGTCTGAGTTCAGAGGTGCAAGAGGTTGCAGCGGATGCTCTGAggaaagggggaagagaggaggaaTTGGTGAAGTTgttggaggagaaggagagggaaaaaGCTGAGGCTGCTGCCAAGGAAGCGGAAGCAGCAGAAGCAGCCAGTGCAACCACGGCCCAGTCTGCTAATGTCAGTGAGGCTGCCGTTGAGTCCGTCCTAAAGAATATAGCGAAGGTTAGAGTGGCTTCTGGTGACGAAGAGAGCAGCGAGGAAGCTGTTAATAATGAAGTTGGTGACGAAGAGAGCAGCGAGGAAGCTGTTAGTAATGAAGTTGGTGTAGGTCTCAATCCTGTGGATGCGAGTGAGGTGGTGGAAGAAGCTAGTAAGGCTGATGATGCTGAAGATGGGTCAGGTGGTAGAAGGGAAGATTGA